The Halioglobus maricola genome segment TCCGCGACGGTGCCCGCCCGGTGCCGACAATGGTGGGCCAACTGGATGGCAAGTCTGACCAGGAGCTAGCCAACATCGCCGCTTTCTACGCCAGCCAGCCCCGTTCTGGTGGCCAGACTGATCCTGCACTGCTTGCACTGGGTGAGAAGGTTTACCGCTCAGGTGTTGCTGAGCGCAATGTCGCTGCCTGCACCGCGTGTCACTCGCCGAACGGCCAGGGTAACGCCCCAGCCGGCTTCCCGGCACTTGCGGGCCAGCACGCAGACTACATCTCAGCTCAGTTGAAGGCTTACCGCATGGGCTATGAAGATGAGGCTGGCCGTACGAACGACGGCGACACCATGATCATGCGCACTACGGCTTTCGGACTTTCCGACAAAGAAATCGAAGCAGTTTCGAGCTATATCTCCGGTCTGAAGTAAGCGCGCTGGATTGAGAAAAAGGTGGCAATATGCCACCTTTTTTTATCTCCGGGCGAACCCCGGCTCGGGACGCCTGTCATAACAGAACAATGAGAATATTGGAGTTCACTATGTTTAAACGAATCGCACTGGTTTTTTCCCTGATGATGGTTTCCCTGCTGGCATGTGCCCAGGACGGTGAAACCTGGGAAGCGGGCAAGCATTACACCCTTATTCAGCCCGCCATTCGTACTGCCAACCCGGACAAAATCGAGGTGGCTGAATTTTTCTGGTATGGCTGTGGTCACTGCTATACCTTCGAACCGGTCATCGGCCAGTGGAAAAAGACCATCGCTGATGACGTTGCCTTCCGTGCTATCCCCGCTCAATGGGGCGGCGCCATGGAGCTGCATGCCAAGGCGTTCTACACCGCGGAAGCGCTGGGTGTAGCTGAAACCATGCACCCGGTAATCTTCCAGGCCATGAATGTGGATCGCAAACGCCTTGGTAGTGAGGAAGAAATCGCCGAGCTGTTTGTGGCCAACGGTGTTGCCGAAGAAGATTTCCTCAAGGCTTACAGTTCTTTTGGTGTTAGCAGCCAGGCGCGCCAGGCCAACTCTACGGCTCGTGGCGCCAAGGTATCCGGTACGCCATCGGTGATGGTTAACGGCAAGTATATGATTTCTGCACGCACAGCGGGCAGTAACGCAAATATGCTGAAAGTAGCCGACTATCTGGTAGAGAAAGAGCGCGCTGCCGCCGGGAGCTGATCCTGTTTGGCACAAAAAACCCGGCCAGAGCCGGGTTTTTTTATGCCTGTCAGATTTGTAGCCAGGGAGGAACAGGAAGCCCCTTGTTTTCCAGGAACACCGGATTGAACAGTTTGCTCTGGTAACGGGTACCGTAGTCGCAAAGAATGGTGACAATAGTGTGTCCCGGGCCCAGCTCCTCGGCGAGTTTTACTGCGCCGGCGATGTTGAGAGCGGAAGAGCCTCCCAGACAAAGGCCTTCATGCTGGAGCAAGTCATAGATGTAGGGCAGGGCGTCGTGATCGCTGATCGCGTAGGCGTGGTCCACCTGCGCTTGCGCCAGGTTGTCCGTGACGTGATTGATCCCAACCCCCTCGATGATAGAGTTGCCCTCACTGCGTTCGAGCTCTCCCTTGCTGAAGTGGCTATACAGGGAGGCGCCGAGCGGGTCGGCGATGCCGATAGCAACGTCTTTGTTGTTCCCCTTCAGGGCGGCGGACACGCCCGCCAGTGTGCCGCCGGTACCAACGCTACAGATGAAGCCATCTACCTTGCCGTCTGTTTGTTCCCAGATCTCGCGGCCAGTGGTCTCTTCATGGATAGCCATATTGGCCGGGTTGTCGAACTGCCGGGCCCAGATAGCGCCGTGCTCTTCCTTTCCGGCCATTTTGTTGGCCAGGCGCTCGGCGGTATGTACATAGTGCCTGGAGTCGTCATAAGAGGTAGCAGGCACCAGGTGCAGGTCGGCCCCCAGTAGTTCCAGCGAATCGATTTTTTCTTTGGACTGGGTGATAGGCATCACCACGGTACTTTTGTACCCCAGCGCGTTCGCCACCAGGGTGAGGCCGATGCCTGTATTACCGGCGGTGCCCTCGACAATGCGTCCACCCGGCTGCAATTCACCGGCCTGTTCAGCGGCACGAATGATGCCCAGGGCAGTGCGATCCTTGACCGAGCCACCGGGATTCAAGAATTCGGCCTTGCCCAGGATTGTGCATCCGGTCTGTTCTGACACCTGTCGCAGGTGAAGCAGGGGGGTGTTGCCAATCAGTTGGGTGACGTCGAGGGCGGTATGCACGGTGGATCTCCAGCAATCAGAGCGCAGAGTATGCCACAGCCGATCAGGTCGGTCAGTTGCGCCGGACAGCGTACAGGCTGAGCGCGAGACAGCCGGCGGTGCAGCTGGCCATGGCGATCAACATGGGCTGGGCGCTGGCCTCCAGAACCTGGCCGACGAGTGCCGCTGACAAGCCAGACAAGCCCATCTGGATGAAACCCAGCAGGGAGGAGGCCGTGCCCGCGATGTGAGGGTAGGGCGCCAGTGCAATTGCCATGGCGTGGGGATATACCAGGCCCATGCCGGCTGCATAAATCGTCATGGGCAACATGAGGACGGCCACGCTGTCTGGCCGCAAGCTGCCACCCAGCCACATGAGCATGGCCGAAGCCAGGCACAGTATGGCGCCTCGCACCAGAGTCTGGTGCGAGTCCAGGCGGTCAGACATGCGCGCGCTCAGCGCACTTCCTCCCATGTAGCCGAGCACCGTTGTCAGG includes the following:
- a CDS encoding c-type cytochrome, whose product is MKKVVILASLILGWTQVASAQPGDAAAGKEMTAVCAACHGADGNSAAPTFPKLAGLGEKYLLKQLMDIRDGARPVPTMVGQLDGKSDQELANIAAFYASQPRSGGQTDPALLALGEKVYRSGVAERNVAACTACHSPNGQGNAPAGFPALAGQHADYISAQLKAYRMGYEDEAGRTNDGDTMIMRTTAFGLSDKEIEAVSSYISGLK
- a CDS encoding thiol:disulfide interchange protein DsbA/DsbL is translated as MFKRIALVFSLMMVSLLACAQDGETWEAGKHYTLIQPAIRTANPDKIEVAEFFWYGCGHCYTFEPVIGQWKKTIADDVAFRAIPAQWGGAMELHAKAFYTAEALGVAETMHPVIFQAMNVDRKRLGSEEEIAELFVANGVAEEDFLKAYSSFGVSSQARQANSTARGAKVSGTPSVMVNGKYMISARTAGSNANMLKVADYLVEKERAAAGS
- a CDS encoding cysteine synthase A, whose protein sequence is MHTALDVTQLIGNTPLLHLRQVSEQTGCTILGKAEFLNPGGSVKDRTALGIIRAAEQAGELQPGGRIVEGTAGNTGIGLTLVANALGYKSTVVMPITQSKEKIDSLELLGADLHLVPATSYDDSRHYVHTAERLANKMAGKEEHGAIWARQFDNPANMAIHEETTGREIWEQTDGKVDGFICSVGTGGTLAGVSAALKGNNKDVAIGIADPLGASLYSHFSKGELERSEGNSIIEGVGINHVTDNLAQAQVDHAYAISDHDALPYIYDLLQHEGLCLGGSSALNIAGAVKLAEELGPGHTIVTILCDYGTRYQSKLFNPVFLENKGLPVPPWLQI